From the Candidatus Hydrogenedentota bacterium genome, the window TTGACGGGAGGAGTTTTCTCTGTCAAAGTGGAAGAAGAATTTGCGCAACGGTCCTTTAATATCGATGCTCAGGGTAGATTCAGCGCCGGTGGCTTGCCTGGGGGAGTTTTACGCGTGCAAGTCGGCGGCTACGAGCAGGATGTGCAGCTCTCCGCCAACGAAACGCGGGTCATGGCGATTGAACTGCCCGAAGCGACAGGCCAGATCTCCGGCACGTTACTTTTCGATGGTGAGCTTCCCGACGAGCAGTCCATTTTCTGCCAAATAAGATTTCCCATGCTCGAGGGCACGTATAGCGTTTCCACCTGGGCGAGAAAAGGGGCCTATCTGCTCGAAGACATTCCGGCAGGCACCGGGGAAGTTCATGTGGTTGTCCATCTACTCGACGGAAGCGCCGAAAGGCGTATCCCTGTGGAGATTGCGGAGGGAGAATCACTGCAACTGGACATCGATCTGGCCGATACGGAACCCCCAGAGACCAATCCGTACCCGTCCGACCGCTCAATCGAAGTCGAATAACTCCCCCAGGAAGCCCCGTTTCTTCTTCTTCCGATAGTCCCCATGATAGCCGCCGGAATCGTGGTCAAAATCGCTCTCGTAGTCGCGCGGGCGTTCAAAGGCTTTCTGGCGCGGGCGCTGGGGTTCCATCGCCGGACTCTGGCTCAGGGAGCGCTCGATAATTTTGTCCAGCTCGCCCCGGTCCAGCCACACGCCGCGGCACTGGGGACAGTAATCAATCTCGATGCCCTGGCGCTCGGACATGACGAGGGCGACCTGATTGCATACGGGACAGTTCATGAGACGCGCTCCTCTCTGGCATCGGTACTGGATTAAATGGCGGCACTACCGCAAGCGCCGAAATCAGTATAGCATTCCTTATTCGGCCGGCGGCAACGGCAGGGGGCCGGGGTCCACCACGTTGCGCCCGTCGGAATCCACCGGCGCATCGCGCACCGCGCGGGTATCGTCCAGTGGCGCATCGCTCAGCGTCCAGCGGAGGAGGCCCGCATCGCGCGGCGACGGATTGGCCCCCGCCGCATCGGGCTCGCTTCGATAGCCTGTGCCGAAGGCCGTCAGTAGCGTTCCGTCCTGCAGTAGTACGGTGGACGTGGCCTGGCAACTTGCCCACCACTTGTTCTCGCCCAGGCGGTTGCCCCGCCAGGCGTGGAGTATGTAGCGATGGTCCAGATCCCAGGTGCGGCCGTTGTCCGCGCTCAAGATCGCCTCGATGCCAAACTGCGGGTAACCCTCCGCCGTATCCACATAGCCCTTGCGGACCACGTAGGTCATCAGGAGTCGGCCATCCGGCAACAGCACGAGGGAGGGATGGTGTCGGCCATAGTCGTAGAGCTTCTCCACCGCGCTCCAGGTCTGGCCATCGTCGCGGGAAATGGAAATGCCCAGGCCCTCAAAGTGATCGATCCATTCACCGGCCTTTGACGGCGGAATGTCGGTTCGGCAGGCCGCCACGAGTTCGCCGTTGGCGGCCCGCACCAGCGCCACCTCGCTGACTTCTTCCCATGCGGGCACTTTGATGCTCTCCGTCCACGTAGCCCCCCGATCATTGCTGAAGCGCAGATAGCCCTGCTGGTGATCCTTCGCCACCTCCGGGGCCCGGTGCCATGTGTAGCCCGTTTCGATCAGTCGCGTCACCGCGCCCGAAACGGGATCGCGATCCGCCCAGAGGGGGTCCCAGGTGTACCACGGCTTGCCATCCACCGTCGGCGCCACCACGGACCCCGCCGTCCACGTCTCGCCATAGTCCCGGCTAACCCAGCGGCGATCGCCGGTCAGGAACAACACCTCGCCCTCCCCCAGATAGGTCAGGCAGGTGCCGAGGCCGCCCACCGGAGCACCATCGGCCACCACACGTCGCGGTGCCGACCAGGTGTTTCCCCCATCGTCGCTGTGAAGCACCTCGGGGTGATGGGGGTAGTCACAACCCACCAGCATCAGCAGGCGCTGCTTTTCCGGCATGTGCACGATATAGGGCACCGCCACCACTCGCTTCCACGACTCGGAAACGATTTGGACCTTCGCGCCAACGGGAATGGGGCTCGCCGGGCCGTTGAGCAACTGTATGGTATGGTCCCGCCACTGCGCCGAACACGGTGCGGCGAGAAAAAGGGTGACCCAGCCGATCAGGCAGGCGCGCATGGCAAATGCATTCACTCAAAGACTCCCCGGGCGCTCCTTGAACGAAGCGCCGCAGTTGGGCTGATAGGAGACTGTTCCGACGAAACAGAACCTGATTCTAAGCCTCGTGTTGGTCGCAGTACAAAGGAGGGCGCGGACGCTCCGTCTCGGGCGCGGTCGCGGAATACTTTGAAGATCGGCCCAAGGCAGGACAGTCATTCATGAGGCTTCGCCTTACCCGTAGTGGTTGAAATCGTATCGGGTTCTACCCCCCCTACCCCCCCGCAAGCGGGGGGGACCAAGAGATTCACTTTGGTGAGTAGGTTTGCCTCCGCAAGTGGGGGGGACCAAGAGATTCACTTTGGTGAGTAGGTTTCCCCCCGCAAGCGGGGGGGACCAAGAGATTCACTGTGGTGAGTAGGTTTCCCCCCGCAAGCGGGGGGGGGCCAAGAGATTCACTTTGGTGAGTAGGTCTCCCGCCGCAAGCGGGGGGGACCAAGAGATTCACTTTAGTGAGTAGGTTTCCCCCCGCTTGCGGGGGGCCAGGGGGGTAAGCTCCCGGTTTGCCAAAGACATTTTCGGCTTTCTGATACCGCCATTCGTATATTTTCAGGACCGACGGCGCCGCTCGAATCGTGCCTGTCGGATTGTATAGGATACTGGAGCAGCGTTTGTCGGGGAGACTTTGCGCTGCTGGGACAGGGGTGGAGTGAAGCACGGGCACAGGGTCACGGTATCCGGTTCTTGAGGTAACGGGGACTTGCCTGTAGTGTGCCGCCCCGTGTCACCGCTTTCCAGACCCGCAGCCAGGCGACGGGTACATCGCCGCGCCGCCGAACAGCCTCAAGCCCTGGAACAACCGCATTGGGAACATAATCCGTTCCCCTGCTCGAAGAGAAAGGTCCGAAACGTGTCGACTGAGCCGCTGAGTGACGACGAGAATCCGAAGGCCGCGCATCATCCCCATCTTCACCGACGCTTCGGCTTAGTCCAGGCCACCGCGCTGAACATGTCCAACATGCTCGGCGCCGGTCCCTTCATCACAATCCCCCTGCTCATGTCGGCCATGGGCGGCGGGCCCCAGGCCATGCTGGGCTGGCTGGTGGCCGCGCTCATCTGTATCCCCGACGGCCTCGTCTGGAGTGAACTCGGCGCGGCCATGCCCGGCTCCGGCGGCACCTACGTCTATCTCCGCGAGGGCTTCGGCCGCGCGCGCTTCGGCCAGTTGATGGCCTTCCTCTTTCTCTGGCAATTCATCATCAGCGGCCCCCTCGAAATCGCCTCCGGCTACATCGGCTTCTCCCATTACCTCCACTATATCTGGACCGGCCTCACGCCCTTCCAGCTTAAGCTGCTTGCCGCCGCCGTGGGCGTGCTCAACATCGTCCTGCTGTATCGCCGCATCGCCTTCATCAGCAAGCTCACCGTTGCCCTCTGGATCGGCACGCTGATCACCACCATTACCGTCATCATCTCCGGCATTCCCCACTTCGACCCCAAGGTGGCCTTCGATTTTCCGCCCCACGCCTTTGAGCTCTCCGGCACCTTCTTCTTCGGCCTCGGCGCCGCCGCCCGCGTCGGTGTCTACGACTACCTGGGCTATTACGACATCTGCTACATCGGCGACGAAGTGCGCAACCCCGGCCGCGTCATCCCGCGCTCCATCATCTTCAGCCTCATCGCCGTGGCGCTGCTTTATTTCGCCATAAATCTTTCCGTCATCGGCGTGGTTCCCTGGCGCGAGTTCGTCCCCGCCCAGGCCGGCACCAATTCGGATTACATCGTTTCCATCTACATGGAGAAGATCCACGGCAAGCCCTTCGCCAAATTCTTCACCATCATGATTCTGTGGACCACCTTCGCGTCCCTTTTCGCCCTGCTCCTGGGCTACTCCCGCGTGCTCTACGCCGCCGCGAAAGACGGGGCCTTCTTCCGCGTCTTCGAGCGGCTCCACCCCACGAAAGACTTCCCCCACATCTCCCTGCTCCTCATCGGCGCCATCTCCTGCGCGGCCTGCTTCCTCTCGCTGGAAACCGTCATCGGCGCGCTCCTCACCAGCCGGATACTCGTCCAGTTCATCGGCCAGATCGGCGCACTCACCCTGCTCCGCCGACTCAAGCCCGACATGGAGCGCCCCTTCCGCATGTGGCTCTATCCCTTGCCCAGCCTGATCGCCTTTCTGGGTTGGAGTTTCCTCTTCGCCACCTCCGGCGGCAGTCTCATCGTGTACAGCCTCATCGGCCTTCTGGCGGGCGTGGGCGCCTTCCTGATCTGGACCGCCTCCACCGGGCGCTGGCCCTTTGCAAAGGCGGCGGAGGAGATGTAGAGAATTCCAACGTCCGGGCCCCGGAACGCTGAATTCCTAGATTGCCGAGTCCCGGTGAATGCGTCGCCGGGCTTCCTGCATCCGCCGGTCCACGTCAGCTGTGATCGGAACTGCGCTACGCGCCACACTCGCCCGAAGACGGATGATCGCGTGGGCCGTTGCTCCCGACCCGTTTACTCGCCGTCGTTCAGGATTCCCGGAGCTTCGCCGTGGACAGTGTCCAGATGGACCGCGCCCCGGTCCGCCACGTGGTAGCGCGCCGGGAGGCCCAGCGATTGTTCGAATTCCTGCGCCAGCGGCCGCAAGGCGGCAATCGTGGCGGCGAGGTTCTTCTCGGGCTCGTAGCGTTTATGGTGCAGGTCGAGCTCATCCGGGAGCAGTTGCAGCCAGCCGCGGGGCTGAAAGACCATGCGGGGCGAGGTGGAGGCTCCCTTGATGTAGAGGCCAATGGACACGTGGTCGGCAAAGCGCTCGCGCCGGGTTGCACCGCTTTCATCCCGGATCCGTCGCCATCCGGTGGTGCCGCCACTCTCCTGACGCAGTACGGCCATCAGGCGGGCCGGCTCTTCGACGGTGTAGATTTTTACGCGCCCGCCCGTTCGCGCGTAACGCATCTCCAGGGTCCCGTTGTCACGGCGTAGAACGGTACATGACCGAAACCGGTGGTTGTCCCAGGCATGGTAGCCGAGCGCTACCGCGCAGAGGAGTCCAAAGCCCGCGCCGAGGCCATGGACGCCCCAGGGCAACGATTCGCCCGCGCGGTGGAGCCCCAGGGCCAGGGCGGCATAGACGGCGAGGGGAAGCAGGGCAAGGAGCACAACGACGAGCGAGCCGAAATGCCGAAGCAAGGTCGGTATCTCCAAGGGCTCGAAACGAATCATGCCGTCATCGGCGAGTGCCCGATATCGGTTTACCTCTCCGGGGAGTTGTATGTCCTGCTGCATGCGCCGATCCTCCCACGCGGGCGAGTCCAGTGCCCGTCAAACTGTAAGGCCGTCGTAGTGCTTGTCTCGGGGCTGTGATGTTCCTACTTCGGCGGGGCGATCACGCCGTGGTATCGGCCCAGCCAGTAGGCGAGCATGTAGTGTACACCATCGCCGTCGCTCTTGCCCGCGTTGCCGGTCTTTGCGGCGTAGGGATCCATGTTCCAGCGCTCGAAGTGGCGTTCGTCCGCGGGCAGCAGTTCCAGCAGCACCTCGTTTCCGCCGCGATTCACGCGTGGGTCAAAGATGACGTCCGCACGGTGCGTATTGTCCATGCCCCAGTCGCGCCGATCCAGCGGCATCTCCCGCAGCGTCTGCACCGCGCCCTCCACATCGGCGTCGGCGGGATCGACACTTGCGTAGATCATGGCGAAGAGGCTGTTGTGCTCGTCGCGTTCGATGAGGGCCGTGCGGCGGATGGAGCGATGGACCGCATCGCGGATCACCGGGTCATACTCAAGTTGAAGGAAGGGATAGTAGGCAATGGCCGCGAGCTGGTCATCGGAATGGTTCAGTTCGTCGGGCCATAGCTTCTTCTGGAGCAGCAGGTTGCTCAGGTAGCCGTGATTCTGGATCAGATCGAGGTAGTGCTCCTGATATTTTTCGTCGCCGGTGATGTGGTGCGTAACCTGAAGGAAGGACAGCATCATCAGCGAGTAAATGCCGCTTTCCAGATAGTGCAGGTGGCGGCCGTTGAGCAGTTCCGGGTTCCACCAGCCCCACAAGGTGCGCTTACCGTTCCAGTCGATGATCTGGTAATTGTGATCGAGAATGTAATCGGTGACCTGGCGGATCTGGGCGTCAAGGCGCGCTTTCTCGACCGGATCGTTCTTCGCGATGTGCTCGTAATAGGTGTAGAAGGCAAAATAGTGGCCATCGATCTGATCACTCGAAACGTCGTCGCGCCACCAGTATTTCCCGTCCGCGGTCTCGTGCCAGTTTGGCTGTTCTTTGGCCTGGGGCACGTAGGGGTCGTCCGCCGCGATCACGGTTCGCGCCACGAGGCCCTTGATACCCGTCACGTTCTGCAGGAGGTACATGGCCTCCATGCTTTCCTTAGCGGCCTGCTTGTAGCGCTCCTCGCCGGTGAGGGCATAGGCCAGGGACATGGAGGTGATGTGGTAGGAGTTCCACAGGCCGTCGCTCGGCTGGGGGCCGCGTACGGGGTTCGTGCGGGCGAAGGGATCGTCGTGCGACGGAGGAGAGGGCATTCCCAGGCGCATCTTCCGTTCAAGCATATCCGCCAGCATGGCTTCCGCTTTGCCATACATGGTGCGCTCGACTTCGTTGATGGCGCACCAGCCCGCCTTGGTGTGGGCGAATACCGTTTTGCCGTCGGCGCTTAGGGACACCTCCGTCACATGGTCGTGGGGGAGATAGCGTTGTCCCGCGCGGTAGTACCACTGACGGCCTTCGGCGTAGGGTTGGTATTGGATCAGGCCCCGCGTGCTGCCGAGCCAGATCCGGTCCTGCCCGTCGATGGCGATGGCGGTAAGCTCTTCCCAGGGCAGTCCCTGACGGCCCCGAATGGCGGTCCACTTCCCGCCGCCGTTGCGCGAGCTCAGGCCCGCCGCCGTGGCGACCCAGAGGGTGCCTTTGGCGTCCACAACGATGCCCGCGATCCGGTTGGACAGGGGGCCGTCAACACCATAGGAGGGGTGGCGTGCGTAGACGCCATTCTCCGCGCTGAAAAGGCCATCCTCTGTGCCGACCCAGGTGAGCTTTCCCTGCTTCACGGCGGGGGTGGTGATGGTGACGTTGACCGCTTCGGCCTTTTCCGCAATGGCGGGGACCGGCGGGATGTCCGCAGGGGCCGGGGCCAGATCCGCGCGCACATGCTCCAGCACCGGCGTATCTTCGATGGGCAGGGTCACATCCGAGTCCGGCGTACTCAGGTGCACTTCCGAGGTGATCGGCGGCACCAGGCTCATCAGCGGGGGAACGGGGTTCAGGATGCTGTTTTTCCGAATGGCCAGCACGCGATCCGTCTCCCGACCAAAACCCGTGATGATCAGTTCTTCCTGCGTAACCTCCACCGTGGCATAAGACGACTGCTCCGTGTCCACCATGCCTTTGAAGGTCACATAGTGCACGCCATTCCGTTCGCCGTAGTGGCCCGCGTGGTTGTGGCCGTTGATCCACGCCTTCACGCAGGGGTACTCGTCGATGAGCGCCAGCATCTCCGCCGCATTCCAGAGGTTGTGCTGATTTTCGGGGAAGATGGGGAAGTGGGCCATGAGCACCACCGACTCCTGGCGCTTCGTGGCGTCGTCCAGCACGCCCCTGAGCCAGGCAATTTGCTCCGGGCCAATCGCACCGTTCCACTTGGGCGAGGTGAGCTTATTGTCCGCGTAGTACTTCTCGGCGGCGGCCTGCTCCGGGCTGCCCGCCGGGTAGGCGTGGAGGCTGATGTCGTTGCCGTCAAGCGCC encodes:
- a CDS encoding zf-TFIIB domain-containing protein, coding for MNCPVCNQVALVMSERQGIEIDYCPQCRGVWLDRGELDKIIERSLSQSPAMEPQRPRQKAFERPRDYESDFDHDSGGYHGDYRKKKKRGFLGELFDFD
- a CDS encoding exo-alpha-sialidase; protein product: MNAFAMRACLIGWVTLFLAAPCSAQWRDHTIQLLNGPASPIPVGAKVQIVSESWKRVVAVPYIVHMPEKQRLLMLVGCDYPHHPEVLHSDDGGNTWSAPRRVVADGAPVGGLGTCLTYLGEGEVLFLTGDRRWVSRDYGETWTAGSVVAPTVDGKPWYTWDPLWADRDPVSGAVTRLIETGYTWHRAPEVAKDHQQGYLRFSNDRGATWTESIKVPAWEEVSEVALVRAANGELVAACRTDIPPSKAGEWIDHFEGLGISISRDDGQTWSAVEKLYDYGRHHPSLVLLPDGRLLMTYVVRKGYVDTAEGYPQFGIEAILSADNGRTWDLDHRYILHAWRGNRLGENKWWASCQATSTVLLQDGTLLTAFGTGYRSEPDAAGANPSPRDAGLLRWTLSDAPLDDTRAVRDAPVDSDGRNVVDPGPLPLPPAE
- a CDS encoding amino acid permease produces the protein MSNMLGAGPFITIPLLMSAMGGGPQAMLGWLVAALICIPDGLVWSELGAAMPGSGGTYVYLREGFGRARFGQLMAFLFLWQFIISGPLEIASGYIGFSHYLHYIWTGLTPFQLKLLAAAVGVLNIVLLYRRIAFISKLTVALWIGTLITTITVIISGIPHFDPKVAFDFPPHAFELSGTFFFGLGAAARVGVYDYLGYYDICYIGDEVRNPGRVIPRSIIFSLIAVALLYFAINLSVIGVVPWREFVPAQAGTNSDYIVSIYMEKIHGKPFAKFFTIMILWTTFASLFALLLGYSRVLYAAAKDGAFFRVFERLHPTKDFPHISLLLIGAISCAACFLSLETVIGALLTSRILVQFIGQIGALTLLRRLKPDMERPFRMWLYPLPSLIAFLGWSFLFATSGGSLIVYSLIGLLAGVGAFLIWTASTGRWPFAKAAEEM